A window from Gemmatimonadales bacterium encodes these proteins:
- a CDS encoding ZIP family metal transporter, translating into MGNIAGAYAVVHRERRSLRVIEACLAFGAGFMLAVALLGVIPEVLDGSPAAALYILLGYLAVHLAQHVFTPHFHFGEETHRVSSSAGISALLGLTLHTFFDGVAIAGGFLVSSQLGILLFLAVLLHKLPEGVTIASVMVAGGQTRGQAMGAATVLGGATVLGVLLTEQVAPLARHGLAVSAGVTLYVAASNLVPEFQAKRGWLSALAFFGGAAGYFLAERLLEVWVQ; encoded by the coding sequence GTGGGCAACATCGCGGGCGCGTATGCAGTGGTGCACCGGGAGCGCCGAAGCCTCCGGGTGATCGAGGCGTGCCTCGCCTTCGGCGCCGGGTTCATGCTGGCCGTGGCGCTGCTCGGCGTCATCCCGGAGGTGCTCGACGGGTCGCCGGCGGCCGCTCTCTACATCCTGCTGGGCTATCTCGCGGTGCACCTGGCGCAGCACGTGTTCACCCCCCATTTCCATTTCGGCGAGGAGACCCACCGGGTGAGCTCCTCCGCCGGCATATCCGCGTTGCTCGGCCTCACCCTGCACACCTTCTTCGACGGCGTTGCGATCGCCGGCGGATTTCTCGTCTCCAGCCAGCTCGGCATCCTCCTCTTTCTGGCCGTGCTGCTGCACAAGCTGCCGGAAGGAGTCACCATCGCCAGCGTCATGGTGGCCGGGGGCCAGACCCGGGGGCAGGCCATGGGAGCCGCCACCGTGCTGGGCGGGGCCACGGTGCTGGGTGTGCTGCTCACCGAGCAGGTCGCGCCGCTCGCTCGCCATGGCCTGGCCGTGTCCGCCGGTGTGACGCTGTACGTTGCGGCGTCCAACCTGGTGCCCGAGTTTCAGGCAAAGCGCGGGTGGCTCAGTGCCCTCGCGTTCTTCGGGGGCGCCGCCGGATACTTTCTCGCCGAGCGGCTGCTGGAGGTCTGGGTGCAATGA
- a CDS encoding replication-associated recombination protein A: MTARKRTAEAEASLFSNRAAQPLAGRMRPRTLDEFIGQEQLLAPGKPLREAIERGVPGSMIFWGPPGSGKTTLAHLVATTTERAFVPFSAVTEGVPRIREIVTAARSRLDAGGSQTILFIDEIHRLNKAQQDSLLPPAEDGTLTLIGATTENPSFEINGALLSRTRVFVLQPLTAEHIETLLRRALADEERGLGAMQLQIDDDALRSIAVEADGDARRALTVLEAAAAHAGVGGHITTDMAREAMQKRFARYDKAGEEHFNLLSAYHKSLRGSDPQGALYWMARMLDGGEDPMTLFRRAIAMAAEDIGLADPTALPLAVAARDAFHMLGPPEGYLPLAEMTIYLATAPKSNSAKVALGAALEAARDTPAAPVPLHIRNAPTGLMKELGYGRGYRYAHDSPDAYLPQEYLPDQLRGTAFYVPGPFGYEKKVAERLDWWEKRKAEGAGEGDGQPKGKNEATGQDAVE, encoded by the coding sequence ATGACGGCACGGAAGCGCACGGCGGAGGCGGAGGCCTCGCTGTTCTCCAACCGGGCGGCGCAGCCTCTGGCGGGACGCATGCGCCCGCGCACGCTGGACGAGTTCATCGGCCAGGAGCAGCTGCTGGCTCCCGGGAAGCCGCTGCGCGAGGCCATCGAGCGCGGTGTGCCCGGTTCCATGATTTTCTGGGGACCGCCCGGCAGCGGGAAGACCACCCTGGCCCATCTGGTGGCTACCACCACCGAGCGGGCCTTCGTCCCCTTCAGTGCGGTTACCGAGGGTGTGCCGAGGATTCGGGAGATCGTCACCGCGGCGCGCTCCCGGCTGGACGCCGGAGGCAGCCAGACCATCCTCTTCATCGACGAGATCCACCGGCTCAACAAGGCCCAGCAGGACAGCCTGCTGCCGCCGGCCGAGGATGGCACCCTCACTCTCATCGGCGCGACGACCGAAAATCCCAGCTTCGAGATCAACGGCGCGCTGCTCTCGCGCACCCGGGTCTTCGTCCTCCAGCCGCTCACCGCCGAGCACATCGAGACGCTGCTGCGCCGGGCCCTGGCCGACGAGGAGCGCGGGCTCGGGGCCATGCAGCTCCAGATAGATGACGACGCGCTGCGCTCCATCGCCGTCGAGGCCGACGGCGATGCCCGCCGGGCGCTCACCGTGCTCGAGGCGGCGGCCGCCCACGCCGGCGTGGGCGGGCATATCACCACCGATATGGCCCGGGAGGCGATGCAGAAGCGCTTCGCCCGGTACGACAAGGCGGGCGAGGAGCACTTCAATCTCCTCTCCGCCTACCACAAGTCCCTCCGGGGCAGCGATCCGCAGGGGGCGCTCTACTGGATGGCGCGCATGCTCGACGGCGGAGAGGATCCCATGACGCTGTTCCGCCGGGCGATCGCCATGGCGGCCGAAGACATCGGACTGGCCGATCCCACCGCCTTGCCGCTGGCGGTCGCGGCCCGCGACGCTTTTCACATGCTCGGTCCGCCGGAGGGCTACCTTCCGCTGGCGGAGATGACGATCTACCTGGCCACCGCGCCCAAGTCGAACAGCGCCAAGGTGGCCCTGGGGGCCGCGCTGGAGGCGGCACGGGATACGCCCGCGGCGCCGGTACCGCTGCACATCCGGAACGCGCCCACCGGCCTCATGAAGGAGCTGGGATACGGCCGGGGCTACCGCTACGCTCACGATTCGCCCGACGCCTACCTGCCGCAGGAGTACCTGCCCGACCAGCTCCGGGGCACCGCGTTCTATGTGCCCGGGCCGTTCGGGTACGAGAAGAAGGTGGCCGAGCGGCTGGACTGGTGGGAGAAGCGGAAGGCGGAGGGGGCGGGGGAAGGTGATGGGCAACCGAAAGGCAAGAACGAGGCGACCGGACAGGACGCGGTGGAGTAG
- a CDS encoding LEA type 2 family protein, translating to MKLASRSGVIIAMLLLAGCAGIGEVLKEPEIHLDRVVLKSLSVTGGVLDLQLGVFNPNRFDLQGTGLQLGFDVQDSHLGDLEYRSEFQVQKGDTAALSLPLRFNWSGVSAAVRSALGTGALPYTMKGQLTLRTPFGPRVVPFTRQGRAPLSRLGGLIPIPAGQ from the coding sequence ATGAAGCTGGCTTCACGGTCGGGCGTGATCATCGCGATGCTGCTGCTGGCCGGCTGCGCCGGCATCGGAGAGGTCCTCAAGGAGCCGGAGATCCATCTCGATCGTGTCGTTCTCAAGAGCCTGAGCGTCACCGGCGGCGTGCTCGATCTGCAGCTCGGCGTGTTCAACCCGAACCGCTTCGACCTTCAGGGCACCGGACTGCAGCTCGGCTTCGACGTGCAGGATTCGCACCTGGGAGACCTGGAGTACAGGAGCGAGTTCCAGGTGCAGAAGGGCGATACCGCCGCGCTCTCGCTTCCCCTGCGGTTCAACTGGTCCGGGGTGAGCGCCGCGGTCCGGTCGGCGCTCGGGACGGGGGCCCTGCCGTACACCATGAAAGGCCAGCTCACGCTGCGGACGCCGTTCGGGCCGCGCGTGGTGCCGTTCACCCGACAGGGACGCGCTCCGCTCAGCCGGCTGGGCGGACTGATCCCCATTCCGGCCGGTCAGTGA
- the hflX gene encoding GTPase HflX → MIQVRDPVERAVLVAAPRKGSSDARHVTEHLEELTRLVDTAGAEVVGRITQQIAAPNPATLIGEGKVEEVAAEVGAADATLVIFDEELSPVQGANLERQLDVRVMDRSEVILDIFSTRARSHEAKLQVELAQLEYLLPRLTRMWTHLSRIRGGIGLRGPGETQLETDRRLIRQRIQGLKAKLKGVERHRENLRAGRDPMLSVALVGYTNAGKSSILRALSGQHEILVEDRLFATLDTLTREVELGEGQKARVTDTVGFIRKLPHHLVASFRATLEEVREADLLLHIIDASHPDWEGQLHVVERVLAELDLADRPILPVFNKIDAVPVPLAFAKRVRELYPGAITASTMRTDGTAALKAVLRTMERTGRPTVKIRLPVADGARLAALYRQGEVLSRDEVGDEYEVMVRLDRWQVERLQQDGIQVTEATSNPALRKVSGGP, encoded by the coding sequence TTGATCCAGGTTCGTGATCCGGTCGAGCGCGCGGTGCTGGTGGCCGCTCCGCGGAAAGGCTCGTCCGATGCCCGTCACGTCACTGAGCACCTCGAGGAGCTGACCCGGCTGGTCGACACCGCGGGGGCCGAGGTGGTCGGACGGATCACCCAGCAGATCGCCGCTCCCAATCCGGCCACCCTCATCGGCGAAGGCAAGGTCGAGGAGGTGGCCGCCGAGGTGGGCGCCGCGGACGCCACCCTGGTCATCTTCGACGAGGAGCTGAGCCCGGTCCAGGGCGCCAATCTCGAGCGCCAGCTCGATGTGCGCGTCATGGACCGCTCCGAGGTCATCCTCGACATCTTCTCCACTCGCGCTCGCAGCCACGAGGCCAAGCTCCAGGTCGAGCTGGCGCAGCTCGAGTACCTGCTGCCTCGGCTCACCCGCATGTGGACCCACCTGTCCCGTATCCGCGGCGGCATCGGCCTTCGGGGCCCGGGCGAGACCCAGCTCGAGACCGACCGGCGGCTGATCCGCCAGCGCATCCAGGGACTCAAGGCCAAGCTCAAAGGCGTCGAGCGCCACCGGGAGAACCTGCGCGCGGGACGCGACCCGATGCTCAGCGTCGCCCTGGTGGGCTACACCAATGCCGGGAAGTCGAGCATCCTGCGCGCGCTGTCGGGGCAGCACGAGATTCTGGTCGAAGACCGGCTCTTCGCCACCCTCGACACGCTCACCCGGGAGGTGGAGCTGGGCGAAGGCCAGAAGGCCCGGGTGACCGACACGGTCGGATTCATCCGGAAGCTGCCGCACCACCTCGTCGCAAGCTTCCGGGCAACGCTGGAGGAGGTGCGCGAGGCCGACCTGCTGCTCCACATCATCGACGCCAGCCACCCCGATTGGGAGGGCCAGCTCCACGTGGTGGAGCGGGTGCTGGCCGAGCTCGATCTCGCCGACCGGCCGATCCTGCCGGTGTTCAACAAGATCGACGCGGTGCCCGTCCCGCTGGCATTCGCCAAGCGGGTGCGGGAGCTCTATCCCGGCGCCATCACCGCCAGCACCATGCGGACCGACGGGACGGCCGCCTTGAAGGCCGTGCTCCGGACCATGGAGCGTACCGGCCGGCCGACGGTGAAGATCCGCCTGCCGGTGGCCGACGGAGCCAGGCTGGCGGCGCTCTACCGCCAGGGCGAGGTGCTGAGCCGGGACGAGGTCGGGGACGAGTACGAGGTGATGGTCCGGCTCGACCGCTGGCAGGTGGAGCGGCTGCAGCAGGACGGGATCCAGGTGACGGAGGCGACGAGCAACCCGGCGCTCCGGAAGGTGAGCGGGGGGCCGTAA
- a CDS encoding methyltransferase domain-containing protein: MRRRLQSLLACPIDRTPLELIAWDTRRRPLEAAERARAGAMGIDPTTLEEDVETGVLLNRVRKVAYPILGGVPRMLVFPTGVGARFEQELGGRLRAELPGYHLPQLAPMPGEEDVLRTFSREWLDYQWDGRTYWNMTPEHIYRCMDRMLDLEERPVRHARVLEAGIGIGGIADHVSRTQECELVGIDLSYAVDAARRHFGGNPFLHVVQASVFAPPFPEESFDFVYSQGVIHHTFSTRTAFQSLSRLTRRGGRLYVWVYSHEDEERSVVRRGLMLLERLLRPVCWRLPESLQTAVLLPLVPLYLAHQNLRANGQAGSIRYGFNEAMHAARDRFTPRYIHRHSNEEVGSWFRDAGYGGIGFVTQRRLPEDFPESFLHCTGVDGVRS, from the coding sequence ATGAGGCGGCGACTCCAAAGCCTGCTGGCCTGCCCGATCGATCGGACGCCGCTGGAGTTGATCGCCTGGGACACCCGGCGGCGGCCGCTCGAGGCGGCGGAGCGCGCCCGCGCCGGCGCCATGGGCATCGATCCCACCACGCTGGAGGAGGACGTCGAAACCGGCGTGCTACTGAACCGGGTGCGCAAGGTCGCGTATCCGATCCTCGGTGGCGTGCCCCGCATGCTGGTCTTCCCGACCGGCGTCGGCGCCCGATTCGAGCAGGAGCTCGGGGGGAGACTGCGGGCCGAGCTTCCGGGCTACCATCTGCCGCAGTTGGCGCCCATGCCCGGCGAGGAAGATGTGCTCCGCACCTTCTCCCGCGAGTGGCTGGACTACCAGTGGGACGGGCGGACCTACTGGAACATGACACCGGAGCACATCTACCGGTGCATGGATCGCATGCTGGATCTCGAGGAGCGGCCGGTGCGTCATGCCAGGGTGCTGGAGGCGGGCATCGGAATCGGGGGCATCGCGGATCACGTTTCCCGGACTCAGGAGTGCGAGCTGGTGGGCATCGACCTCAGCTACGCCGTCGACGCGGCGCGACGGCATTTCGGCGGCAACCCCTTTCTTCACGTGGTGCAGGCCTCGGTCTTCGCGCCGCCGTTTCCGGAGGAGAGCTTCGATTTCGTCTACAGCCAGGGCGTCATCCACCATACATTCTCGACCCGAACGGCTTTTCAGTCGCTGAGCCGGCTGACCCGGCGCGGGGGCAGGCTGTACGTCTGGGTCTACAGCCATGAGGACGAGGAGCGGAGCGTGGTGCGGAGGGGACTCATGCTGCTGGAGCGGCTGCTGCGGCCGGTGTGCTGGAGGCTGCCGGAATCTCTGCAGACGGCCGTGCTCCTCCCCCTGGTTCCACTCTATCTCGCGCATCAGAACCTGCGCGCGAACGGCCAAGCGGGATCGATCCGCTACGGATTCAACGAGGCCATGCATGCGGCGCGGGACCGCTTCACCCCCCGGTACATCCACCGGCACTCCAATGAGGAGGTAGGGAGCTGGTTCCGAGACGCGGGATACGGCGGCATCGGCTTCGTGACCCAGCGCCGCCTGCCTGAGGATTTCCCCGAATCATTCCTGCACTGCACCGGCGTCGACGGCGTGCGGTCGTGA